The segment AACCACTTTGGATTCCACGGTTGAATCCGCATTGAGATGGTAAACAAGCGCCGCTCCGGTCGCGATTTCAGCGCCGAGAATCGTGTCGCGCGTCAATCTGTCGAGCACCATGACGAGCGCGCGCAGCGAATTGCCGTGCGCGGTGACGATCGTGCGCTCGCCTCGCAGCACCCGCGGCAGGATCTCCTGACAATAATAGGGCAGCACGCGCGCGATCGTATCCTTGAGGCTTTCGCCGCCCGGCGGCTGCACATCGTAGGAGCGCCGCCAGAGATGCACCTGCTCCGCGCCCCATCGTGCCTTTGCCTCGTCCCTGTTGAGGCCGGAGAGATCGCCATAGTCGCGCTCGTTGAGAGCGATATCGCGCGTCGTCGGCAGATTGGGCACACCGAGTTCATCGAGGATCAGCGTCAGGGTCCTCTGGGCGCGGCCAAGCTCGGACGTATAGGCCGTATCGAAGCCCAGACCCGCCGCTTTCAGCGCCCGGCCGGCGCCGCGCGCCTCGGCAACGCCAAGCTCCGTCAGCCCCGGATCTTTCCAGCCGGTGAAGAGGTTTTTGAGATTCCATTCGCTCTGGCCGTGCCGCACGAGAACGAGAAGCCGTTGCATGGACATTCCTATTTCACGCCGAGCACGTCGGCCATCGCATAAAGGCCGGGCTTGCGCCCGCGCGCCCAGAGCGCCGCACGCAACGCGCCGCGCGCGAAAATGGTCCGATCCTCGGCCTTGTGGGTCAGTTCCAGCCGCTCGCCCGGGCCGGCGAAGATCACCGAATGGTCGCCAACCACCGTGCCGCCGCGCAAGGTCGCAAAGCCGATGGCGCCCTCGGCCCGCGCGCCGGTATGGCCGTCACGGCTGCGCACCGACTGTTCGGCGAGGGAAACGGCGCGGCCGCGCGCCGCCGCCTCGCCAAGAAGCAAAGCGGTGCCGGACGGCGCGTCGACTTTCATCCGATGGTGCATCTCGACGATTTCGATATCGAATTCCGGGCCGAGCGCCTGCGCGACCTTCTCGACGAGGCTGGCTAGCAAATTGATGCCGAGACTCATATTGCCCGATTGGACAATAGCCGCGTGATTTGCCGCCGCCGCGATCTTTTCGCGATCGCCGGCCGAAAGCCCCGTCGTGCCGATCACGTGGACGATGCGCGCCTGCGCCGCCAGAGCCGCGAGTTCGATGCTGGCGTGAGGCGTCGAGAAATCGATGATGCCGTCGGCATCGAGCGCGGCAGTCAGGGGATCGCTGGAAATCGCGATGCCGAGTCCCCCGGCGCCGGCATAGATGCCCGCGTCTTGGCCCAGCGCCGGGCTTTTCGGCCCTTCAAGCGCGGCGGCAAGGCTGACGCCTGGCGTCTTGGCGATCAGTTCGATGACCGCACAGCCCATGCGACCCGCCGCCCCGGCTACGATGAGCCGCATATCGCTCATAAAAAATCTCCCATGCGCCAGGGCGTCTATACGGCGGGCGCGGCGGAATGAAAAGTTCGCTCCTGAACCCACCCTGTCACGGGCAGGTCATAGAGCCGCGATAGGTTTCGCTCGACTAGGGAAGCATTCCGGCAGAGCGCCGGGCAGGCGAGCCGGATGTACGTTCGCTTGCGCTCGCCCTTGTCACATATTGCGGCGTTGCGTTTGAGTTGCAGTCGCGTTCCCAGTTTTTGCGTAGCGTTCCGCGTAGCCATTATCCCCGCGCCGTGGCGATTTCGTGCTGGATCGCCTCGGCCGCGGCCCGCGGATCGGCCGCCTCCGTAATCGGCCTCCCCACCACCAGATAATCCGCCCCCGCCGCGATCGCCGCCGCGGGCGTTGCCACGCGCTTTTGATCCCCGGCCGCGCCGCCGGCCGGGCGGATACCCGGCGTCACCAGAATGATCTCCGGCCCAAGCGCGCGGCGCAATTCCGCCGCCTCGGACGCGGCGGCAACCAGCCCGTCGATCCCGAGCGCGACGGCCTGCTGGGCGCGATGGGGCACGAGATCGCGAACCGGGAAACGATACCCGGCCGCCGCCAGATCGTCGTCGTCGTAAGAGGTGAGCACGGTCACGGCGAGCAGCTTGAGATGGCTGCCGGCCGCGCCGGCCTTGGCCGCCGCCATGGTCTGCGGAAAAGCGTGAACCGTGAGAAAATCGACACCCCGGCGCGCGATCTGCGCCGTCGCGCGCTGCACCGTATTGGGGATGTCGTGCAATTTGAGATCGAGAAAGATTTTCTTTCCCTTCGCGGCCAGTTCATCGGCAAGCGCGAAACCATTATCGGCCGAGCTGCCGCCATAGGCGAGCTCCATGCCGATCTTGTAGAACGAGACGCTGTCGCCGAGCGCCGCGACCAGAGCGCGCGCCTGCGCAACGTCGGAAAAATCGAGCGCGACGATCAGCCGGTCAGAGGGCTTGCTCACGCTCATGCGGCGGCTCCAGCGGCGCGATAGACCCAGACCCGTGCGGGCGGCACATTGCGCCAGACCCAGGGCGAGATTTTGAGCGTATGCGGCGCCAGCAGTTTGCGCGGCGCCGGCGAGAACAGGCTGTAGGAGAATTGCACGAAGGGGCTTCCCGGCGCCATCATGCCGAAAGCTTCCGCCAGCAGCGCGGCACGCTGCGGTTCGGGCCGGGTGATGAGCGGCAGGCTGGAGATAACGGCGATGGGCGCCGCGCTCAGCCGCGCGCCCAAGGTGCCGCGCAGATCATAAGCGTCACCCTGGATGATGGTGACGCCCGGAAAGCGCGCCCGCAGCAATTCGCAGAAGCCCGGCTCATATTCGATGAGGAACAGCCGCTCCGGGGCGATGCCGCGCGCAAGCAGCGCCTGCGTCATCACGCCCGTGCCGGGGCCAAGCTCGACGACCGGGCCCGGCTGCGCCGGATCGATCTCCTGCGCCATCGCCGCGGCCAGGGCCGGACCTGAGGGCGTCACCGCGCCGAGGAGCAGCGGATTGGCCGCCCAGGTGCGCAGGAATTGCGCCGCATCGGCCCGGCGGCTCTGCGGCTTCGGCGCGTCGGTGGCAGGATGGCTCAAGGGGGGCCTCGGAGGCGAGAGTTGGATCGCGGCGCAAATTCGCCGAGAGCGCCGTCAGCGTCAAGCAAGCGAGTGGTCTTTTGACGCAAACGCTGCGTCCAGCAGCCCATGTGTGCCACCGCACATCATTATATCAGGCGCACTATATGGTTTTGATAACGGCGGTGCTGGTCCCCCACACCGTCAACCTTGAACCCCGCGAGCCATGCTCGGCGGGGTTTTTATTTGTCGCTTTGGCCTAATTGCCCAGATTCTCGAAAAAGTCCTTCATCTTGGCGAAGAAGCCGGACGATTCGGGATGCGTGCTGTTCGAGGAAAGGGACTCGAACTCGGCCAGAAGTTCGCGCTGGCGCTTCGTCAAACTCTGCGGCGTCTCGACATTGACCTGAATATAGAGGTCGCCGACGTCACGCGAGCGCAGCACCGGCATGCCCTTGGCGCGCACTTTGAACTGTTTGCCGGATTGCGTGCCTTCCGGCACTTTCACCTTGGTCTCGCCGCCGTCGATCGTGCGCACGGCAATCTCGCCGCCAAGCGCCGCCTGTACCATCGAGATCGGCACGCGGCAGAAGAGATCGGCGCCATCGCGCTGATAGAAGGGGTGCGGCTTGGAGGCGATGAAGATGTAAAGGTCGCCGGGCGGCCCGCCGCGCACGCCCGCCTCGCCCTCGCCCGCGAGACGAATGCGCGTGCCGTCCTCGACGCCCGCCGGAATGTTGACCGCGAGGCTGCGCTCGCGCGTCAGGCGGCCGCTGCCCGAGCAGGTCGTGCAGGGATTGTCGATGACCTCGCCCTGCCCGTGGCAATGCGGGCAGGTGCGCTCGATCGAGAAGAAGCCTTGCTGCGCCCGCACCCGTCCGTAGCCGCCGCAGGTCGTGCACGCGCGGGGCTTGGCGCCGGGCTTGGCGCCCGAGCCGGAACAGGCCGTGCAGGCGACCGATGTCGGCAAGGTGAGATTGGCCGTTTTGCCGGCGAACGCCTCTTCCAGCGTGATTTCGAGATTGTAGCGCAGATCCGAGCCGCGCGTGGCGCCGCTGTTGCCGCGTCCGCCGCGGCGGCCCATCACATCGCCGAAGAGATCGTCGAAAATATCCGCCATCGAGGCGCCGAAACCATCGCCCGCGAAGCCGTTCGCGCCGCCGCCCTGCTCGAAGGCGGCATGGCCGAAGCGATCATAGGCGGCGCGCTTTTGCGGATCGGAGAGGCACTGGTAAGCCTCATTAACTTCCTTGAACTTGACTTCGCAGGTCTTGTCCTCGGGATTGCGGTCGGGATGAAATTGCATCGCGGCTTTGCGGAAAGCCGATTTCAATTCGACTTCGGTGCACGTCCGCGTGACGCCGAGCGTTTCGTAATAGCAGTTCTTGCCCATTGCATATCGGTCCCTGCCGCCCCCGCGGCATTTACTCGTGTAACTTAAGCGATTCGGCGTGGAAATCGCGGCTTCGTCGGCGCCGCTACTCCCGCATCAACACTTAAGCAGCGTCCCCAGGCTTGCCAACCGGAGCACAAACGCAAAAAGGCGGCGCGCAAAAGGGCCAGGCGCAACCGCCCGGCCCCTTTTTATGTCCTATCCGGCGCACGCCGATCAGGCCGATTTTTTGTCGTCGCCGACTTCCTTGAAATCGGCGTCGATGACATCGTCGTCCTTCGCGCCTTCGGCGTCCGCGCCGGGGGCGGAGCCCGCCTCGCTTTGCGCCTTGTAAAGGGCCTCGCCGAGCTTCATCGAAGCCTGAACGAGTTCCTCGGTCCGCGCCTTGATCGCGGCGAGATCCTCGCCCTCAAGTGCGCTCTTCACACCCGCGACCGCGGATTCCACCGCGCTCTTGTCGGCCTGCGAGACCTTGTCGCCATATTCGCTGAGCGATTTCTCCGCCGTATGGATCAAAGCCTCGCCGTGGTTCTTGGCGTCGACCAATTCGCGCCGCGTCTTGTCCTCGGCCGCGTGCAGTTCGGCATCCTTGACCATCTTGTCGATGTCGGATTCGCTCAAGCCGCCCGACGCCTGGATGCGGATCTGCTGTTCCTTGTTGGTCGCCTTGTCCTTCGCCGTCACATTGACGATGCCGTTGGCGTCGATGTCGAAGGTGACTTCGACCTGCGGCACGCCGCGCGGCGCCGGCGGAATACCGACGAGATCGAACTGGCCGAGCAGCTTGTTGTCGGCCGCCATCTCGCGCTCGCCCTGGAAGACACGGATCGTCACCGCCGTCTGATTGTCTTCAGCCGTCGAGAAGACCTGGCCTTTCTTCGTCGGGATCGTCGTGTTGCGGTCGATCAGCCGGGTGAAGACACCGCCGAGCGTCTCGATGCCGAGCGACAGCGGCGTCACGTCGAGCAGCAGCACGTCCTTGACGTCGCCCTGCAGCACGCCCGCCTGGACCGCGGCGCCGATGGCGACCACTTCGTCCGGATTGACGCCCTTATGCGGTTCCTTGCCGAAGAAGTTTTTGACGACTTCCTGAACCTTCGGCATGCGGGTCATGCCGCCGACGAGAACGACTTCGTTAATGTCGCCCGCGGTGAGGCCGGCATCCTTCAAAGCCTTACGGCACGGCTCGACCGTCTTCTGGATGAGATCGTCCACCAGAGCTTCGAGCTTGGCGCGCGTCAGCTTCAAGGTGAAGTGCTTCGGCCCCGAGGCATCGGCGGTGATGTAGGGGAGGTTGATCTCCGTCTGCGTCGCCGACGAGAGTTCGACTTTGGCCTTTTCCGCCGCTTCCTTCAGACGCTGCAGAGCGAGCTTGTCCTTCTTCAGGTCGATGCCGCTCTCTTTCTTGAACTCGTCGTTCAGGTAATCGACGATGCGGTTGTCGAAATCCTCGCCGCCGAGGAATGTGTCGCCGTTGGTCGACTTGACCTCGAAGACACCGTCGCCGATTTCGAGAATCGATACGTCGAACGTACCGCCACCGAGGTCATAGACCGCGATCGTGCCGGAGCCCTTTTTGTCAAGACCATAAGCGAGTGCCGCTGCGGTCGGCTCGTTGATGATGCGCAGGACTTCGAGGCCCGCGATCTTGCCGGCGTCTTTTGTCGCCTGGCGCTGGGCATCGTTGAAATAGGCGGGAACGGTGATGACAGCCTGCGAAACCGGCTGGCCAAGATAGGCCTCGGCGGTTTCCTTCATCTTCTGCAGGATGAAGGCGGAAATCTGCGAGGGCGAATATTGCTTGCCGTCGGCCTGTACCCAGGCATCGCCATTCGCGGCCTTGATGATTTTGTAGGGGACGAGCGACATGTCCTTCTTGGTCATGGGGTCGTCGTAGGTGCGGCCGATAAGCCGCTTGATCGCGAAGAAGGTGCGCTCCGGATTGGTGACCGCCTGACGCTTGGCCGGCTGGCCGACGAGCCTCTCGCCATCATCCGTGAAAGCGACGATGGAGGGCGTGGTGCGCGCGCCTTCCGCATTCTCAATAACCTTGGGCGTCGTCCCTTCCATCACCGCCACGCACGAATTGGTGGTGCCAAGATCGATGCCGATAACTTTAGCCATGTCGTTCTTCCTTTCGATCCGCAAGACCAGCCGGACCCCGAAGCAATCCGGCGTTTGGGCGGACGGGTAAAGGCCGCCCGGTCCCCGATAGAACTCAATGTGGTAGCGCCGCAGGGGCGCGCAAGATGGCCCGTATATAAGGACATGAATTTTCGCCGCAAGTCAGGGTTTTTACGAGAATCGACGATTTGCGGGGCCGAAAAGCTCCGTCGTGGCTGCCGGTTCCGTGCCCGGGAATCGCGCCGGACGCGCGCCGCGCAAGGCGCAACCGAAACCGTGGTTACGGAACGGCCGGGCGGGCCTTGGAACGCGGATTCTTCGCTCTGCTGCCCCTTTTGGTTCGTCGTCTTCATATAAATTGGTTATTAGGCAACGAATCTGCGCGACAAGACTAAATTGGCACGTTCATTCGCCAGGAGATCGCTATGCAAAGCTTCACGCGTTGCCTCTTTGCCGCCGCGCTTCTCGCCGCCGCGCCGGGCTCGGCCTTGGCCCATTTTCGCCACTCGCAGCACTGCGTCGTCACCGGCCCCGGCCTGATCCTGAAGATGAGCCATTACCAGCAGCCCGACGGGACCTATGATTCGGTCTCGGACTTCGTGCGTGACGTCAACGGCACGCCGTGCGGCATCGACTGTCCGGCACCCTCACGCGTCATCTGGGCGAGCCCGCCGAGCTACGTATGCCCCGGCTATTGAATCTCAGTCCGAAAAACGCGGGCCGCGACGCGCCTCGGCCAAGGCGCGCGAGAGTTCCTGCGCGAAAAGCGCCTTATCGTCCGGGCCGAGGAAATTGCCCACTTCGACGCTGCGCCCGCGCGACACCAGCGCCACTTTCTGCACGCCATATTCCTCGTGAGTCTCCTTGTGCAGATAGACCCAGGAGGGATTGAACTGCCATTCCGCCCGCGCGCCCTCCGGCGAAACCTTGGCGAGCGACAGCGCGATGGGCGTCACATCGACATCCTCATAGGCGCGGGCGGCGCGGAAATTGGCGCGGAAGGCGAAATAGAAGATCGCCACATCAACACCCATGAAGCCGGCGACAGGCCAGGCGCCCATGATCACAAAGGGGATCGTCGTCGCGAAGCTGATCGCCGAGAAGATGCAGAGCAGAATGCGGAAATTGCGCTGGCTGAGCGAACGATACGGGCGCAGGCGCACGGCGTAGATGTGCTGCTGCGCGGGGTCTGGCGTCTTGCCGCCCCGGGCCTCGATTGTGTGGACCGGGCCGTCGTTCATCGCGGCACGCTCTTCTCCAGGACGTCCCCGAACCTTATAACGCCTAAATGGCGTCCGTCACCAGAGTTAAGCCAAGAGTTAAGGGAAGACCCGCCGCGAAGGTTCCGACCCGGAAAACGCCTTCGGTGAAGGCGACCACCGGCTCGCGGGCCGCCCGCTGGCCGAAACCCGTGCCGCCCGATGACGTCACCGAGATCTTCCGCCGCTTCGCAGAAGCCAATCCGCATCCCAACACCGAACTCCATTACAAGAATCCCTTTACCCTGCTCATCGCCGTGGTCCTTTCGGCGCAGGCGACCGACGCTGGCGTCAACAAGGCGACGCCCGCACTTTTCGCCAAGGCGGACAGCCCGGAGAAAATGCTGGCGCTGGGCGAAGATAACGTGCGCGAGCTGATCAAGACGATCGGCCTCTACCGGACCAAGGCCAAGAATGTCATCGGCCTCTCGCGCGCCCTGATCGAGAATTTCGGCGGCAAGGTGCCCCGCGCGCGGGAAGCTCTGGAGACGCTGCCCGGCGTCGGCCGCAAGACCGCCAATGTCGTGCTCAATGTCGCCTTCGGCGAGCCGACCATCGCCGTCGATACGCATATCTTTCGCGTCTCCAACCGTATTCCGCTGGCGCCTGGCAAGACTGTGCGCGAGGTCGAGGACGGGCTCGAGAAGATCATTCCCGAAGCCTATAAGCTGCACGCGCATCATTGGCTGATCCTGCACGGGCGTTACATCTGCCAGGCGCGTAAGCCGCAATGCTGGCGCTGCCTGATCGCGGACCTCTGCCGCTGGCCGAAAAAGACGGCTCTGCCGGGTTAGCGCGGGGGATGTGGCCGGAAAACCGCTTGGCGCTTTTCCTCATCCCGCTCTCGGCCCGCGGCGTGATAGGGTGGCGATTCGAGAGGATCGATCGTGAATGAGCCGCGCCGCCTGATCGCACCCGAAGCGGCCGCCGAGGATCAAGATGCCTCGCTGCGGCCCCTGACGCTCGCCGATTTCACCGGCCAGGAAGCCGCGCGCAAGAATCTCAAAATCTTCATCGAGGCCGCCAAGGCGCGGCGTGACCCGCTCGACCACGTGCTCTTCGTCGGGCCGCCCGGCCTCGGCAAGACGACGCTGGCGCAGATCGTCGCGCGCGAATTGGGCGTGAATTTCCGCTCGACCTCCGGCCCGGTGATCGCCAAGGGCGGCGATCTCGCCGCGCTATTGACGGCGCTCGAAGAACGCGACGTGCTCTTTATCGATGAAATCCACCGGCTGAACCCCGCCGTCGAGGAAATCCTCTATCCGGCGATGGAGGATTTTCAGCTCGATCTCATGGTCGGCACCGGCCCCGGCGCGCGCTCGGTGAAGATCGATCTCGCCAAATTCACGCTCGTCGGCGCGACGACCCGCGCGGGCCTCCTCACCACACCGCTGCGCGACCGCTTCGGCATCCCGGTGCGGCTCGATTTCTATTCCGTGCCGGAACTCGAAACCATCGTCCGCCGCGGCGCGCATGTGCTCGGCGTCGCCATCACCGACGACGGCGCCAACGAGATCGCCAGGCGGGCGCGGGGTACGCCGCGGGTCGCGGGACGCCTGCTGCGCCGGGTTCGCGATTTTGCCGAGGTCGGAGGTGCCAAAAGCGGCATCACCCGCGCCATCGCCGACCGGGCGCTGCGGGCGCTCGATGTCGATGCCATCGGCCTCGATACGATGGACCGGCGCTATCTCTCCCTCATCGCGACGAACTTCGGCGGCGGCCCCGTCGGGATCGAGACGCTGGCAGCGGCGCTCTCCGAGCCGCGTGACGCGATCGAGGACATTATCGAACCCTATCTGATCCAGCAGGGCTTTCTGCAGCGCACGCCGCGCGGCCGGATGCTGACGGCGCAGGCCTTTCGCCACCTTGGGCTGGAGGCGCCAGCGACGCCGCAGCAATTCGGGCTTTTCGCCTCCGACCCGGAGAATTGAAGCAGCCTTGTACGGCCGGAACGCTCATGTTATCTGCGCCGGCTACCGCAGCGTGCTGGAGAGGTGGCAGAGCGGTTGAATGCACCGCACTCGAAATGCGGCATAGGTGCAAGCCTATCGGGGGTTCGAATCCCTCCCTCTCCGCCACAATCATAGCAAAATAAATAACTTAGCTGCGCTTTTCTGGCCTTGCCATAACGGCTGACCTAACCGCGATTTTGGTGCCTTTTCGGGCGATCGACACAACAAAAAGCCCGCCTAGCTCAGGCGGCCTCTTCTAGAGGCGGCTGTTCGGCTTGTGGCGCGCTATTGTCGCCGCGGGCAACCTCAAACGCGACTTCAAGTTGGTCGCGCGCCTCGGCGACCGGGCCGGGTGTGGCGCTGAAGGCGGCTACGCGCGCTGGACGCTAGTCGTACCATCGAGACAGAACGCCTCTGATCTCCTGATAGGAATATTTGTTTCTTTGCAATAAACCGCTGTGTTCTATAAATGCAATCATCAGCAGCATGCCTTGGCGGCATGCCGAAACCGTCTTGGGATCAAGCATGAGCACGAAGATCGGAATTCGAGTGGGAGAAGCACTTGTAGCAGGCGGCCCGCCAGGGACGGCGGCCGAACCGGAGATCGTGATCGGCGATCTGGACGGTCCGTTTGGATCAGCCTTCGCGAGTTTGCTTGGGAATCAGGTCGCCGGACACACGCGCGTCTTAGCCTTGCTCAACACGGACGTTATGGTTCGACCTGCCACTCTGTGCGTGAGCAAAGTGACCGTCAAAGATACGCGCTACACGAACATCCTCATGGGCACCGTCCAATATGCGACAGCCATGGGCGTTCTCGATGCCGTGCGTAAGGGCGACATCCCTCAGGCGAACGTCAATGATATCGGCATCATTATATCGATCTGGCTGAATCCGTCAGTCGTTGACGTCGAAAAGCTGGACCATAAAATTCTTTTCGATATTCACCGTGAAGCGACAGCGCGCGCCATTCATAAAGCCATGACGAATGAACCGTCTATAGAATGGCTCCTCGAAAATCAGGAAAAAATCGTTCATAAATATTTCGAGCGCGCACTTAAGGGCGAACTGTAGCCTCCCTCATCACCCCCGCCGTCGACGGCGCGGCGAGCAAGTAGAGGGCAGTCGGCTTTAAATTAGAAATACTTTCTAATTTGTCCGCGAACTTCTCCGCAACATTCATAAAGTCATGAGCCGTCCAATGCTCGCGAAGAGCCCTTTGAAGACCCGAAAATAATTGCGCCAACGCGACCTGCCCGCGGGCTGGGGCGTCTTACGCCTCACCGCAAATTATCGTGATGGCTCATCGCGTTCAGCGCCTATTCACGCCGGCACAGATAGCTGCATAAGCATTGCGCGGATCGCCATCGATCAAGGGAATCTCGTCATGAAACTACTGAAGCTTTCATCGCTTCTCGTCACATTGGTGCTGGGGTGTGCCACCCA is part of the Methylovirgula ligni genome and harbors:
- the nth gene encoding endonuclease III — protein: MKATTGSRAARWPKPVPPDDVTEIFRRFAEANPHPNTELHYKNPFTLLIAVVLSAQATDAGVNKATPALFAKADSPEKMLALGEDNVRELIKTIGLYRTKAKNVIGLSRALIENFGGKVPRAREALETLPGVGRKTANVVLNVAFGEPTIAVDTHIFRVSNRIPLAPGKTVREVEDGLEKIIPEAYKLHAHHWLILHGRYICQARKPQCWRCLIADLCRWPKKTALPG
- a CDS encoding 2,3-bisphosphoglycerate-dependent phosphoglycerate mutase — encoded protein: MQRLLVLVRHGQSEWNLKNLFTGWKDPGLTELGVAEARGAGRALKAAGLGFDTAYTSELGRAQRTLTLILDELGVPNLPTTRDIALNERDYGDLSGLNRDEAKARWGAEQVHLWRRSYDVQPPGGESLKDTIARVLPYYCQEILPRVLRGERTIVTAHGNSLRALVMVLDRLTRDTILGAEIATGAALVYHLNADSTVESKVVLQPQL
- the dapB gene encoding 4-hydroxy-tetrahydrodipicolinate reductase; this encodes MSDMRLIVAGAAGRMGCAVIELIAKTPGVSLAAALEGPKSPALGQDAGIYAGAGGLGIAISSDPLTAALDADGIIDFSTPHASIELAALAAQARIVHVIGTTGLSAGDREKIAAAANHAAIVQSGNMSLGINLLASLVEKVAQALGPEFDIEIVEMHHRMKVDAPSGTALLLGEAAARGRAVSLAEQSVRSRDGHTGARAEGAIGFATLRGGTVVGDHSVIFAGPGERLELTHKAEDRTIFARGALRAALWARGRKPGLYAMADVLGVK
- the ruvB gene encoding Holliday junction branch migration DNA helicase RuvB — protein: MVNEPRRLIAPEAAAEDQDASLRPLTLADFTGQEAARKNLKIFIEAAKARRDPLDHVLFVGPPGLGKTTLAQIVARELGVNFRSTSGPVIAKGGDLAALLTALEERDVLFIDEIHRLNPAVEEILYPAMEDFQLDLMVGTGPGARSVKIDLAKFTLVGATTRAGLLTTPLRDRFGIPVRLDFYSVPELETIVRRGAHVLGVAITDDGANEIARRARGTPRVAGRLLRRVRDFAEVGGAKSGITRAIADRALRALDVDAIGLDTMDRRYLSLIATNFGGGPVGIETLAAALSEPRDAIEDIIEPYLIQQGFLQRTPRGRMLTAQAFRHLGLEAPATPQQFGLFASDPEN
- the fae gene encoding formaldehyde-activating enzyme; this translates as MSTKIGIRVGEALVAGGPPGTAAEPEIVIGDLDGPFGSAFASLLGNQVAGHTRVLALLNTDVMVRPATLCVSKVTVKDTRYTNILMGTVQYATAMGVLDAVRKGDIPQANVNDIGIIISIWLNPSVVDVEKLDHKILFDIHREATARAIHKAMTNEPSIEWLLENQEKIVHKYFERALKGEL
- a CDS encoding DUF2244 domain-containing protein; the protein is MNDGPVHTIEARGGKTPDPAQQHIYAVRLRPYRSLSQRNFRILLCIFSAISFATTIPFVIMGAWPVAGFMGVDVAIFYFAFRANFRAARAYEDVDVTPIALSLAKVSPEGARAEWQFNPSWVYLHKETHEEYGVQKVALVSRGRSVEVGNFLGPDDKALFAQELSRALAEARRGPRFSD
- the dnaJ gene encoding molecular chaperone DnaJ; translation: MGKNCYYETLGVTRTCTEVELKSAFRKAAMQFHPDRNPEDKTCEVKFKEVNEAYQCLSDPQKRAAYDRFGHAAFEQGGGANGFAGDGFGASMADIFDDLFGDVMGRRGGRGNSGATRGSDLRYNLEITLEEAFAGKTANLTLPTSVACTACSGSGAKPGAKPRACTTCGGYGRVRAQQGFFSIERTCPHCHGQGEVIDNPCTTCSGSGRLTRERSLAVNIPAGVEDGTRIRLAGEGEAGVRGGPPGDLYIFIASKPHPFYQRDGADLFCRVPISMVQAALGGEIAVRTIDGGETKVKVPEGTQSGKQFKVRAKGMPVLRSRDVGDLYIQVNVETPQSLTKRQRELLAEFESLSSNSTHPESSGFFAKMKDFFENLGN
- the pyrF gene encoding orotidine-5'-phosphate decarboxylase, with the translated sequence MSVSKPSDRLIVALDFSDVAQARALVAALGDSVSFYKIGMELAYGGSSADNGFALADELAAKGKKIFLDLKLHDIPNTVQRATAQIARRGVDFLTVHAFPQTMAAAKAGAAGSHLKLLAVTVLTSYDDDDLAAAGYRFPVRDLVPHRAQQAVALGIDGLVAAASEAAELRRALGPEIILVTPGIRPAGGAAGDQKRVATPAAAIAAGADYLVVGRPITEAADPRAAAEAIQHEIATARG
- a CDS encoding class I SAM-dependent methyltransferase — translated: MSHPATDAPKPQSRRADAAQFLRTWAANPLLLGAVTPSGPALAAAMAQEIDPAQPGPVVELGPGTGVMTQALLARGIAPERLFLIEYEPGFCELLRARFPGVTIIQGDAYDLRGTLGARLSAAPIAVISSLPLITRPEPQRAALLAEAFGMMAPGSPFVQFSYSLFSPAPRKLLAPHTLKISPWVWRNVPPARVWVYRAAGAAA
- the dnaK gene encoding molecular chaperone DnaK — translated: MAKVIGIDLGTTNSCVAVMEGTTPKVIENAEGARTTPSIVAFTDDGERLVGQPAKRQAVTNPERTFFAIKRLIGRTYDDPMTKKDMSLVPYKIIKAANGDAWVQADGKQYSPSQISAFILQKMKETAEAYLGQPVSQAVITVPAYFNDAQRQATKDAGKIAGLEVLRIINEPTAAALAYGLDKKGSGTIAVYDLGGGTFDVSILEIGDGVFEVKSTNGDTFLGGEDFDNRIVDYLNDEFKKESGIDLKKDKLALQRLKEAAEKAKVELSSATQTEINLPYITADASGPKHFTLKLTRAKLEALVDDLIQKTVEPCRKALKDAGLTAGDINEVVLVGGMTRMPKVQEVVKNFFGKEPHKGVNPDEVVAIGAAVQAGVLQGDVKDVLLLDVTPLSLGIETLGGVFTRLIDRNTTIPTKKGQVFSTAEDNQTAVTIRVFQGEREMAADNKLLGQFDLVGIPPAPRGVPQVEVTFDIDANGIVNVTAKDKATNKEQQIRIQASGGLSESDIDKMVKDAELHAAEDKTRRELVDAKNHGEALIHTAEKSLSEYGDKVSQADKSAVESAVAGVKSALEGEDLAAIKARTEELVQASMKLGEALYKAQSEAGSAPGADAEGAKDDDVIDADFKEVGDDKKSA